In the genome of Chloroflexota bacterium, the window ACATTATGACGATTTTTGGCATAACTCGGGCCCGGGTTGCCCAAGCCTACGATGAGCTTCACAATTCCTCCAGTACTGATGAACACCACTAGGGGCTAGTCAAGATGACCAGCCCCCGAAGACAAGCGATCACGAGACGAGAGATAGGGACATGACAATGCCTTTGCAGCTCGAGATCGGGATGTGGGAAATAGCGAAATCTAGAATAGCCGCCTTAGTAAAAAGACCAGAGCTATAAGCACCAACATAACTACCATTAGCTGTACACCCAAGCAGAGCGACTGGCGCCATGCATGGATGTCCAACACTTCGGGCAAGACCGACTGCGTTGGTCGAGCCAAGGTTGGCGTAGCAGTAGGTTGAGCTAGCGGTGACGTTGGGATAATAAACGTTGGCGTCGCCGCCGGCGTCGTCGGAGTAGGCGATGGTGTTGATGTCGGCTCCATTGGTGTTGGGGTATCCGTAGGCGCAGCGTTGGCAACCAATATCCCGTGTACAAAAATTTCGCGATAATTGCCTGTCCGGTTCACCACACGTAAACGCAAACTGTATTTGCCGTCCGGGACCAAGGTGGTATCCCAGGTCTCCAATAGTCCATCGAGCACCTGCGTCTCATGCACTACGCCAATAAGGACCCATTGATTCATAGGGTTTGGGTCTGGCCCATAATGCACCTCATACTTCCAGAATTGAGGGTCAACAGCCGTGCCTACTATCGGAACAACACCTCTCACTACGGAGTTATCCGCAGGCGATGTAATGTTCGAGGGCTGCGCCTGTGCAAGAGGCTCAGCGGCCAAGTCAACCCAACCCCACCCCAGAACAACACACGCAATCAATCCAAGGATGAATGCTTTCTTCATAGAGTATGCCTTCATTACTTCAATCGCTAAGGAACCAGTGTAAGTGTAACACAAAACAGTGAGTGGAGCAAAACTTGCGTTTGCGCCAGTAGATCGCTATCAGATGGTACAAGCGATGTTGACAAAAGGGGGGCTCCTCTGGTAAAAGGGTTGTGGAAACAACGGCACCAGGAGAAGCACCCCACTGGCAGATTTGGCCTATAGAGAAATATACACCGTGAGTCGACTAAAGCAAAACAGCGTATGTTCTGCCTTTTCAGTAAATGGGCGATATTCCCTTTTCACCACCATGCCTTATGCCATGCATAAAGCACTGCGCCTAAAGCCCCGACAATAGTTTTGGGCTTATCGGCGATAAGTGATGATTAGCTTGGGACGTAAACTAGCGTCCGCATACTGTGTACTAGCAAAGTGGAACGTATTGGTTGAATATCCCGCACGCAGCAGAACCCCGTTATTGGCTACGCTGCCATTGACCCAGCTCTGAACAAGTGCGGTCAGGTCAAAGCTGTACCTCTTGCGGATGCCACTTGTGGTCAGCGTGCTCTCCGCCAAGGCGCGACGATCGCTGGTCGTGTCGTTCCCCCCAGGCAGGCCCCATGGATTACCCGACTGGGCCTGATTCCAGGTAGTCTGGCACAAAGCAACACTGCGCGTAATTGCATAAGCACCAACGCTGATGTCAGCACCACTCCAGGCAGTAGCATAGATCTGCAGCGTGGCTTGGGCTATCACAGCATCCGAGGGCACACTGGAAACATCAAAGCGCAAGAGCGCTGCATATTGCTGCTTGTACCCCACTCTGAGCGTACTCTCCATGCAATAATTGTCAGTCGGGCCGTATTGGTAAATGTAGGTATCGTCACTGCCCGTGTAACCGTTATTCCCTTGCTGCAAGGTAATCGTAGTCTCCACCCCAGAGGGGATGGGAGTAGGTGTAGGCGTGGGCGTACTGGTGACGCTTGCTGTAGGAGTCTCTGTAGGCAAAAGCGTGGATATTGCTGTCGGAGTTGGCGTGAGGCTGGCTTGGGTAGCTGTCGCGGTTGGTGTTGCACCTATGCCGTACCGATACGCCACGACTAACTTGGGATGCAGAGGCGGGCTGCCATCCTGGGCACTGGAGAAATAGAACGAGCCACTGGAATATGCAGCCAGCAATAGTACACCGTTATTGGGCAGACCGCCACTGACCCACTCCTGCACAAGCCTAGTGAGGTCAAAGCTATACCACTTGCGAATACCACTGGTGGTTAGGGTACTCTCAGCAGCACCGCGACGGTCGGATGTCGTGTCATTGGCTCCCGGGCGGCCCCATGGATTGCTTGATTGAGCTCGGTTCCAAGTAGCCTCGCAGAAAGCAACGCTGCGCGTAATGGCATAGGCGTTGATAGTAATGTCAGTGGCATTCCAACCCGACGCATAGAGCTGAAGGATAGCCCTGGTGACTGTAGCTCCTGCAGGTATGGGAGAGAGATCAAAGCGCAGCAGCGTCGCGTACTGCTGCTTATAACCAACCCGAAGCACTGAATCCAAACAGTAATTGCTATCCGGGCCATACATATAGATGTACGTATCCTCACTTCCATAGTAACCATCGCTCGCCTGCTGCAAAGTAACCGTGATCTCTGTCCCTGGTGGGATGGGCGAAGGCGTCGGCGTCGGCGTCGCTGGTGATGGGCTGTATTCATCGGCACCAATGTCAGCCTGAGCGACGGAATCTCCATTGCCGTCAATTGGCCTAGCATCACCCTCGAAATCAAAAGAAGGAGCATCTTCGCTGGAACCCGCGTCAATCAGCAAAGAGCTAGCACTAAGATGGTAATCTCCGTTCGCAGGATCTCTGAGAGAAGGGTTGACGCTGAGATTGTTTAGCCCTGGAGTGACACCGCTATAATTCGCAATCAGATTCTGCCAGACATCGTTATAGCGGATAATGGGCATTGCCCTGCCATCACCCCGGATACCATAGGCTTCATAGGCGATGATATTATTTGCTATTCTAGGATTGGAGAAACCAAGCAGGTCTATCCCAACTGCATTAGGGGTGCTGATGCCCCAGAGTGTGTTGTTGATAATATAGGGGGAAGCGCCATTAACCAAGATCTCTGCAAATCCGTTAGCGGTCAATACATTATTCGTGATGCGTGCCATGGCACTTTCGATGTAGATACCATCCCCTCGAACCGCCGAGTTCCCCCGGATCGTATTGCGATCCACAGAAACATTTGCCTGATCAACAATCGCCAATCCTCCACCGACATTGTAACTTTGTGTGCCCAGAGCCTGATTATACGCAATCAGATTACCCTCGATGACGGCTCTGCAACCACTACCAACAGCGGAGATGCCTCCACCAGATGCAGCCGTATTGCTGAGAATGGTGTTACCACGGATTACCGGCCACGAGTTTTCTAGATAAATGGCGCCGCCTCTTGTTCCTGCTGCATTATTGATGAATGTGTTATTGGTTATAGTGGCGTAGTACTGGTCATCATTGTAGACAGCGATAGCCCCTCCATTTGCGGCATAATTGCCAATGAAGGTATTCCCGCTGATAACTGGAGCAGCATTCTGCACAAAGATAGCTCCCCCGCCCTGCCAAGAAAGCACGGTATTGCCCACAAAGACATTGTTGATAATCGTTGGCGATGCACCTTCTACAATCCAGATGCCCCCGCTCTCCCACTCGCCCACACTGTTGCTAATGACATTGTTGCTGATGATTTGCTTTTCATGGGGATAATCAATATGGATGGCGCCATGCGGGGAGTTACAAATAATCGTGAAGCCATCCAACACGGCACCAGTGAGATCCTGTGGATAACCTGCGACGGCGGGGCGTTGCCCATTCCAGATAAGGAAAGTATGCTCAGGACCAGCCCCTTGAATTCTCACGCCACCGCGCATGAAGATATACTCCCGGTACTCACCTGCCCCAACCATGATGGTGTCCCCAGGCCGTGCATTCTCCAAAGCAGTTGCTATGCTAGTGTAAGCACAACCGCTAGGACATACATGGAATGTATCCGCTTTAACGCCATGGGCCCAGATGCCCAAAAGGCACGCGCTGAGCACAATGGCCATGACCAAAGGCATACATCTGGTAGTCGGCGTAGACAGCCTATAGCAATTCCCTGCAATTCGTTTCATTGTGCTTTCCTTTCAGGTGCTTCTGCTGGTTTCTGTGCGTCAATCAAGTCATAATGAACTTGCCAGCGTCGCGTCTTTACATTAGCGAGTCCTAAAGCCTCCAGACTCTTCTCCAGCTTAGCAGGGTGATGAGCGCGTCCCGGAAGGAAAAGGGCGTCAATCCCCACTCGGTTGGTTATCATGAGTTGTCCACCAGGACGCAACACACGCACCATCTCGGCCAGAGCCTCCCAAGGCTTGGGCAAGAACTCCAGAGCCTCTATGCAGGTAACGGCGTGAAACCTGCTGCTAGGAAAGGGGAGGTGCATCGCATCATCCCAGATCCATCCGACACGGTTACTATGTGCGCGTGTCTTATGCTGCGCAATGGTTAACATTTGTCGCGAGAGATCAAGCCCAACAATGCGTCCTTGGAAATCCCATTGCCGTAACAAAGCCAATGGTAGTCGGCCCGTACCCGTAGCGACATCCAGTACCAGCGGTGCAGGGATGTTCTTTATCGCTGTTAACAGCGGACCAGCTAGATGGATGCCATCCTCATGCGGCAATACCTGCTTTACCCGGTCATAACTAGCTGCGCTCCGGTCGTAGAGAGCAACCACTACCTTATTCCCCAGATACACTCCCTCGGTAAGGATCAAAAGCCAGTATAGGATAGCCCCTACTACCAAAACTGTCAATAATGCGCCAATCCAAATCACGGCTTATATCCTAAAGCCAATGCGGCCAACAACATGCTGCCCGCCAATTGCCACTGTATTGCCTGAAAGTACTGTTTGCGTCGCTCCGGCCTCCACAATAGCTGAATCAAGAGTAGCTGCGAAGATGCAAGCAAGGTGACGATCGCAGCAATCACCGGTTGGCCACTGGCGACAAGTCCCACTACTACTACCACTTGTGGCACCAATTGCCAGGCTACGCTTTGACCTGTTCGGTTGGATAGGAAGCAACCACAAAAAACAAAAGCGAAGGATGCCGCCATGACTACCGATATAGGCTGCAAAGCCGCAAAAGCAACGTGTCCCAGCAACCAATTCAGAAACAGCGGAACCGAGATAGAGAACACGGGATGGAAAACCCATCGCCCACGGCTGAATCCCATAGTATAAGCAAAGATGATTCCTAACGCAGCGAAAATAAGGCTTGGCCGGCCTAACTCAGCAGCCACCGTAAGGGAAAAGATCGTGCTCGCCGCCAATTGCACCAGTGGCCTGCTCACAACAGACTCTGCCTCCTGCCACCACTGGGAAAGTAGGGATAATCGGACACCAAGTCGGTAACTTGTGGAGCCTGAGAGCGTGTAAGGCAAAGTCAATATAGGATTTGACTCTGTATTGCCTGACAAGTTGCACAGCACCTTAATGTGCTGCCGGACACGCATCATCGCTCCCCAGACTGTGCCCAGCAATGGGCCAGCCAAGAGTAAGCCCAGAAACAGGCGCAATACACTGCTGCCCGTCCAGGTCCAGTTAGCCGAAGCGATCACTCCGCATATGAATGACCACAAAGGTGCTAGCCATGAAAGGGGTGCGGCAGGGTATAAAGGCTGTCCATACAGGTGTTCAACATCCAGAGAACTCGATTGCCTGGACTTCATAATCACTTCTTCCACAAGGCTCTAACTCGCTGCAGGATGGGAAGCGGTGAAGGAGACTTGGCATGCACCTTGGCCAGAGCTTCTGCGGGCGAAAGTGGTCTGTCCGACAAACGTAGATAAAGATAGCAGGTTACATCGCGAACCGTAGCTATCAGAGGTAAGCAGAGAATAACCCCCCAGATGCCAGCCACCTCATTCCCAATAACAAGGGCGAGGATGGCCAGTGCAGGATGTATTCGGAAAGTTCCTTGGGCAATTTGTGGCACCAGAAGGTAGTTCTCAATCTGTTGCACGATAATGGCCAGCAAAACGACCCACAGCAGTTTGGATGGCGAGGTGGCCAACGTCACCAAAACGGCGGGGATCGCACCCAACAGCGGGCCAAGCACGGGGATGACCTCAAAGACACCTGCAAGCGTGCCCAAAAGCAAAGCGGAGTCTATGTCCAGAATCAGCAAGCCAATTGTGGTCAGAACAGCCACACTGAGGCAAAGGAACAGCTGTCTGCGCAGGTAAGCTCCCAAAACGACATCAATCAAGTGCAAGAGGTTGCGCACATCCTCGCGGTAGGCATCGGGAACAAGTCGGTAAAACTGAGCGCGAATTTCGGGCTCATCGCGTAAAATATAGAACATCCACAATGGAATCACAATCAATCCTAAGACAAAGCTGACGGTGGTAAAAACTACGTTCACCCCCTTAAATATGCCCGTCTGCAGAGTTCGAATCAAGGACTGCACCGTGCTCTCAAAACTATGTTGAATAGCAAGGCGGATATTCTCGGGCACAATTGTGTTATACACATCTAACCAGCCCTGCACAAGATCAGGCGCAGCCCGGTAGACATTTCGGGCAAAATCGGGCAAGCGTTGGAGCAGAGACCCAACTTGTGCACCAATTGGTGGAATGACAGATGTCAATACAGCAAGGACAATGTATACGGTCAACGCATACGCGATAATAACAGACAGGGTCCTTACCCAGCGTCGGCCGCGGGACGTGCGTACATGGTCATCCAGCCAGTTAATAAATGGCAGCATAATGTAAGCAAGAACAGCACCCAGCAAAAACGGCAATAACGCCCTGCGCGCCTGATATAATAGCCAGGCCCCCAGGAGCAACAGGATGGTCGTGAGCAAAGCACGAGCGCGTTGCTTCTTGCTCCAGTTGTTCATCATGTCCCTATCCCTCAGGTTGCTTCGCGCGCTCCAATACCTTCCATTTGCTCAGTGTGGGCTTGAGCACCAATTTCACCCAAAGCCTTATCAGGTCATACCCCACACGGAACGTGCGACGAAAGTTAAAAAACTGCGAGCGACCATAAACGCGATGGTAATGGTGTACAGGAACCTCGGCAATGACAAAACCAGCATCTTGGATTTTTTTCATCATTTCGACACAAATAACCCCGCTGTTGGACTCGAGGTGCACCTTATCGAAAATCTCCCGCCTCATCAAGCGAAAGTCGCAATCCACATCCCGCAATTTCAATCCGAAACTGAGTTTGGCGATCCAGTGATAGATGCGACCGATGACTGTCCTGTACCATGGGTCAGAACGGCTAATCTTATAGCCGTTCACCATATCCACGCCCTCTACGAGCGCAGAGTGGAGTAGCTTCAGCTCCCGTGCATCGTACTGAGCGTCTCCGTCGGTATAAAAGATCAAATCCTTGGTGGCATTGGCAAAGCCAGTACGCAAGGCTCCACCATAGCCCTTATTTCGTTCATGGTGGATTACACGGACATTTTCGTATACCCTGGCCAATTCCTCCAAGATCTCTGGTGTATAATCCACACTGCCATCGTTGACGACAATCACCTCATAGTCATCCGTCAGTTCCCGTAGGGTCAGCAGGGCAGAAATAACCATGCTGGCAATCGTCCCTCCGTCGTTGTAAGCGGGAAAGAATGCCGAAATGCTCTTGCTCATATGCTCTCCTATGTACGCCGCTCACGAATGTATGTAGCAATTTGGCGGACTTTGGCGTCCGTTAGTTCCGGATAAATCGGCAGTGACAGAACCTGTTCGGCATACTGTTCTGCTATGGGAAAAGACCCTAGTCCCAAGTTCAGCCAAGAGTACGCTTTTTGTAGATGAATGGGAGTAGGATAGTGTATTGCGGTTTCTACCCCCCGTTCAGCTAGGTATTTTTGCAGTGCAGCGCGCTCTTTGCAGCGGATCACATACAAATGATACACATGCTTCGCATAAGGCATCTCCACTGGAAGCTCTACCTCGCTATCCCCGAGGAGTGCGGTATAGAGCGCTGCAATATGTCGACGACGTTCATTCCATTTGTCAAGATAACCCAATTTAACGCGTAGTATTGCTGCTTGCAGCTCATCAAGTCGGCTATTCACGCCCAGAAGCTGATGATCATAACGCGTTTTTTGACCACCATTGCGCAATATACGTACCCTGTCGGCGATCCCGGGATTATTGGTG includes:
- a CDS encoding DNRLRE domain-containing protein; translated protein: MKRIAGNCYRLSTPTTRCMPLVMAIVLSACLLGIWAHGVKADTFHVCPSGCAYTSIATALENARPGDTIMVGAGEYREYIFMRGGVRIQGAGPEHTFLIWNGQRPAVAGYPQDLTGAVLDGFTIICNSPHGAIHIDYPHEKQIISNNVISNSVGEWESGGIWIVEGASPTIINNVFVGNTVLSWQGGGAIFVQNAAPVISGNTFIGNYAANGGAIAVYNDDQYYATITNNTFINNAAGTRGGAIYLENSWPVIRGNTILSNTAASGGGISAVGSGCRAVIEGNLIAYNQALGTQSYNVGGGLAIVDQANVSVDRNTIRGNSAVRGDGIYIESAMARITNNVLTANGFAEILVNGASPYIINNTLWGISTPNAVGIDLLGFSNPRIANNIIAYEAYGIRGDGRAMPIIRYNDVWQNLIANYSGVTPGLNNLSVNPSLRDPANGDYHLSASSLLIDAGSSEDAPSFDFEGDARPIDGNGDSVAQADIGADEYSPSPATPTPTPSPIPPGTEITVTLQQASDGYYGSEDTYIYMYGPDSNYCLDSVLRVGYKQQYATLLRFDLSPIPAGATVTRAILQLYASGWNATDITINAYAITRSVAFCEATWNRAQSSNPWGRPGANDTTSDRRGAAESTLTTSGIRKWYSFDLTRLVQEWVSGGLPNNGVLLLAAYSSGSFYFSSAQDGSPPLHPKLVVAYRYGIGATPTATATQASLTPTPTAISTLLPTETPTASVTSTPTPTPTPIPSGVETTITLQQGNNGYTGSDDTYIYQYGPTDNYCMESTLRVGYKQQYAALLRFDVSSVPSDAVIAQATLQIYATAWSGADISVGAYAITRSVALCQTTWNQAQSGNPWGLPGGNDTTSDRRALAESTLTTSGIRKRYSFDLTALVQSWVNGSVANNGVLLRAGYSTNTFHFASTQYADASLRPKLIITYRR
- a CDS encoding glycosyltransferase family 2 protein — its product is MSKSISAFFPAYNDGGTIASMVISALLTLRELTDDYEVIVVNDGSVDYTPEILEELARVYENVRVIHHERNKGYGGALRTGFANATKDLIFYTDGDAQYDARELKLLHSALVEGVDMVNGYKISRSDPWYRTVIGRIYHWIAKLSFGLKLRDVDCDFRLMRREIFDKVHLESNSGVICVEMMKKIQDAGFVIAEVPVHHYHRVYGRSQFFNFRRTFRVGYDLIRLWVKLVLKPTLSKWKVLERAKQPEG
- a CDS encoding AI-2E family transporter codes for the protein MMNNWSKKQRARALLTTILLLLGAWLLYQARRALLPFLLGAVLAYIMLPFINWLDDHVRTSRGRRWVRTLSVIIAYALTVYIVLAVLTSVIPPIGAQVGSLLQRLPDFARNVYRAAPDLVQGWLDVYNTIVPENIRLAIQHSFESTVQSLIRTLQTGIFKGVNVVFTTVSFVLGLIVIPLWMFYILRDEPEIRAQFYRLVPDAYREDVRNLLHLIDVVLGAYLRRQLFLCLSVAVLTTIGLLILDIDSALLLGTLAGVFEVIPVLGPLLGAIPAVLVTLATSPSKLLWVVLLAIIVQQIENYLLVPQIAQGTFRIHPALAILALVIGNEVAGIWGVILCLPLIATVRDVTCYLYLRLSDRPLSPAEALAKVHAKSPSPLPILQRVRALWKK
- a CDS encoding class I SAM-dependent methyltransferase encodes the protein MIWIGALLTVLVVGAILYWLLILTEGVYLGNKVVVALYDRSAASYDRVKQVLPHEDGIHLAGPLLTAIKNIPAPLVLDVATGTGRLPLALLRQWDFQGRIVGLDLSRQMLTIAQHKTRAHSNRVGWIWDDAMHLPFPSSRFHAVTCIEALEFLPKPWEALAEMVRVLRPGGQLMITNRVGIDALFLPGRAHHPAKLEKSLEALGLANVKTRRWQVHYDLIDAQKPAEAPERKAQ